A genomic region of Kribbella sp. NBC_00382 contains the following coding sequences:
- a CDS encoding response regulator transcription factor: protein MTVRVLVVDDHPVVRSGLIGMLAVTDDIEVVGEAADGEEALTLVESTRPDVVLMDLRMPRRDGVSATGAIVSGYPATKVLVLTTYDTDTDILHAVEAGAAGYLLKDTPHAELLDGIRAASRGETVLAGPVAARLMSRLRTPATPAAVQPSPRELEVLAAVARGLSNAEIGRELFIGEATVKTHLQRLFTKLDVDDRTRAVTVAIERGLLPSPRR, encoded by the coding sequence ATGACGGTCAGGGTGCTGGTGGTGGACGACCACCCGGTCGTCCGATCGGGGCTGATCGGGATGCTCGCGGTGACCGACGACATCGAGGTGGTCGGCGAGGCGGCTGACGGCGAGGAGGCCCTCACGCTGGTCGAGTCGACCCGGCCGGACGTAGTACTGATGGACCTGCGCATGCCGCGCCGCGACGGGGTGTCGGCGACGGGCGCGATCGTTTCGGGCTACCCGGCGACGAAGGTGCTGGTGCTGACGACGTACGACACAGACACCGACATCCTGCACGCCGTCGAGGCAGGCGCCGCCGGCTATCTCCTCAAGGACACACCGCACGCCGAACTGCTGGACGGGATCCGGGCAGCCTCCCGCGGCGAAACAGTCCTGGCCGGGCCGGTCGCAGCCCGCCTGATGTCCAGACTCCGTACTCCGGCCACGCCCGCCGCGGTCCAGCCGTCCCCTCGCGAACTAGAGGTCCTCGCCGCCGTCGCCCGAGGCCTCAGCAATGCCGAAATCGGTCGCGAGTTGTTCATTGGCGAGGCAACAGTCAAAACCCACCTCCAACGCCTCTTCACCAAGCTCGACGTCGACGACCGCACTCGCGCCGTCACGGTCGCCATCGAACGAGGTCTGCTTCCTTCACCCCGCCGCTGA
- a CDS encoding metal ABC transporter permease, translating into MTLFELEFMQRALIAGLLTGLSAPAIGTYLVQRRLSLMGDGIGHIAITGVALGLLTGTAPVLTAVLVAIAGATAIELVRARGKASGDVALALLFYGGIAGGVLLIGLAGQGAATLNTYLFGSLTTVSPSDLYVVVGLAVTVLVVAIGLGPQLFAVCQDEEFARVTGLRVQLLNLLIAVMAAVTVTVAMRTVGLLLVSALMVVPVATAQQFTRSFRSTFVTACAIGVAACLAGIITSYNANVAPGATIVVLALAGFVVAAIAGTLVRRRRGVLAPLTDEEPEIDLPVPEPHVVSTAHQHAHDPKCGHPKIEHGDHVDYVHDGHLHAAHGDHWDEH; encoded by the coding sequence ATGACGTTGTTCGAGCTCGAGTTCATGCAGCGGGCGCTGATCGCCGGGCTGCTCACTGGGTTGTCGGCTCCGGCGATCGGCACGTATCTGGTCCAGCGGCGGCTGTCGTTGATGGGCGATGGGATCGGACATATCGCGATCACCGGTGTCGCGCTGGGGCTCTTGACCGGGACTGCGCCGGTGCTCACCGCAGTACTGGTCGCTATCGCTGGTGCTACGGCTATTGAGCTCGTCCGGGCGCGGGGTAAGGCCAGTGGGGATGTGGCGCTGGCGCTGCTCTTCTACGGCGGCATAGCGGGCGGCGTACTGCTGATAGGCCTGGCAGGGCAGGGCGCAGCGACTCTGAACACCTACTTGTTCGGGTCACTCACCACTGTCTCGCCCTCCGACCTGTACGTCGTAGTCGGGCTGGCTGTGACGGTACTGGTCGTGGCGATCGGGCTGGGCCCGCAACTGTTCGCGGTGTGCCAGGACGAGGAGTTCGCTCGCGTCACTGGTCTCCGGGTGCAGTTGCTGAACCTGCTGATCGCAGTGATGGCCGCGGTGACTGTCACGGTCGCCATGCGGACTGTCGGGCTGCTGCTAGTCAGTGCGCTGATGGTGGTGCCGGTTGCCACGGCTCAGCAGTTCACGCGGTCGTTCCGGAGTACGTTCGTGACCGCCTGTGCCATCGGAGTCGCTGCCTGTCTGGCCGGCATCATCACGTCGTACAACGCCAACGTCGCCCCCGGCGCCACGATCGTCGTCCTGGCCCTGGCCGGCTTCGTCGTAGCCGCGATCGCCGGCACCCTGGTACGCCGTCGCCGCGGCGTCCTCGCTCCCCTCACCGATGAGGAGCCGGAGATCGATCTCCCGGTCCCGGAACCGCACGTCGTGAGCACCGCCCACCAGCACGCCCACGACCCGAAATGCGGTCACCCCAAGATCGAACACGGCGATCACGTCGACTACGTCCACGACGGACACCTCCACGCGGCACACGGAGACCACTGGGATGAGCACTAG
- a CDS encoding isoprenyl transferase yields the protein MHPSGARPPAIPKELVPNHVAIVMDGNGRWAKARNLPRTEGHKAGEASLLDVIKGGIEIGVKYLSAYAFSTENWARSPDEVRFLMGFNRDVIHRRRDELDAMGVRVVWSGRRPRLWKSVIDELESAQEQTKNNDTITLQFCVNYGGQAEIADAMRSIGAEVAAGKLNPDRITEKTIAKHLYNPGVPEVDLFVRSSGEQRTSNFLVWQLAYAEMVFLDTLWPDFDRRDLWRAIELYAQRDRRYGGAIPNQVEQA from the coding sequence ATGCATCCGTCGGGGGCTCGGCCGCCGGCGATACCCAAGGAGCTGGTGCCCAATCACGTGGCGATCGTGATGGATGGGAACGGGCGGTGGGCGAAGGCTCGCAATCTGCCGCGGACCGAGGGGCACAAGGCGGGGGAGGCTTCGCTGCTCGATGTGATCAAGGGTGGGATCGAGATCGGGGTGAAGTACCTGTCGGCGTACGCGTTCTCGACGGAGAACTGGGCCCGGTCGCCTGATGAGGTGCGGTTCCTGATGGGGTTCAACCGCGATGTGATCCACCGGCGGCGCGATGAGCTGGACGCGATGGGTGTGCGGGTGGTGTGGTCGGGGCGGCGGCCGCGGTTGTGGAAGAGCGTGATCGACGAGCTCGAATCCGCGCAGGAGCAGACCAAGAACAACGACACCATCACGCTGCAGTTCTGTGTGAACTACGGCGGGCAGGCGGAGATCGCCGATGCGATGCGGTCGATCGGCGCGGAGGTTGCCGCGGGCAAGCTCAACCCGGACCGGATCACCGAGAAGACGATCGCCAAGCATCTCTACAACCCCGGGGTGCCCGAGGTGGACCTGTTCGTCCGGTCGTCGGGGGAGCAGCGCACGTCCAACTTCCTGGTCTGGCAGCTCGCGTACGCCGAGATGGTCTTCCTCGACACGCTGTGGCCCGACTTCGACCGCCGCGACCTCTGGCGCGCGATCGAGCTCTACGCCCAGCGCGACCGTCGCTACGGCGGCGCCATCCCCAACCAGGTCGAGCAGGCCTGA
- a CDS encoding MBL fold metallo-hydrolase, giving the protein MPARIERVITSGTFSLDGGTWDVDNNVWLVGDDEEVLVIDAAHSASAIVEAVGDRRVVALVCTHGHNDHINAAVDFRDATKAPIWLNPADRMLWDAVYDVSPDHDLTDGTTFEVAGTTLRAIQTPGHSPGSTCLYAEDLNSVFTGDTLFHGGPGATGRSYSDKPTILDSITTKLLTLPPDTVVHTGHGDTTTIAAEVDNIS; this is encoded by the coding sequence ATGCCGGCCCGGATCGAGCGGGTGATCACGTCCGGCACGTTCAGCCTCGACGGCGGCACCTGGGACGTCGACAACAACGTCTGGCTGGTGGGCGACGACGAGGAAGTACTCGTCATCGACGCCGCCCACTCGGCCTCCGCAATCGTCGAGGCGGTCGGTGATCGCCGGGTGGTCGCCCTGGTCTGCACGCACGGCCACAACGACCACATCAACGCAGCGGTCGACTTCCGCGACGCCACGAAGGCGCCGATCTGGCTCAACCCGGCCGACCGCATGCTGTGGGACGCCGTCTACGACGTCTCACCCGACCACGACCTAACCGACGGCACGACCTTCGAGGTAGCCGGTACGACGTTGCGCGCGATCCAGACTCCAGGCCACAGCCCCGGAAGCACCTGCCTGTACGCCGAAGACCTCAACTCCGTCTTCACCGGCGACACCCTCTTCCACGGCGGCCCCGGCGCCACCGGCCGCTCCTACTCCGACAAACCCACCATCCTCGACTCCATCACCACCAAACTCCTGACGCTCCCGCCGGACACGGTGGTCCACACCGGCCACGGGGACACCACCACCATCGCGGCGGAGGTCGACAACATCAGCTGA
- a CDS encoding Fur family transcriptional regulator, translating to MAIGTRSTRQRAAVASALDNLDDFRTAQEIHQELRGAGEAVGLTTVYRTLQALADSREVDVLRTADGETAYRRCSKGHHHHLVCRNCGRTVEVEGPAVERWADKVAAEHGYADVSHTLEIFGTCSDCQQPA from the coding sequence GTGGCCATCGGAACACGCTCGACCCGTCAGCGCGCGGCGGTTGCTTCCGCGCTCGACAATCTCGACGACTTCCGGACGGCCCAGGAGATCCACCAGGAACTCCGGGGCGCTGGTGAGGCCGTCGGCCTGACCACGGTCTACCGGACCCTGCAGGCTCTCGCCGACTCCCGTGAGGTCGACGTACTCCGCACCGCCGACGGCGAAACGGCGTACCGGCGCTGCTCGAAGGGTCACCACCATCACCTCGTCTGCCGCAACTGCGGCCGCACCGTCGAGGTGGAAGGCCCTGCCGTCGAGCGCTGGGCCGACAAGGTCGCCGCCGAACACGGCTACGCCGACGTCAGCCACACCCTCGAAATCTTCGGCACCTGCTCCGACTGCCAGCAACCCGCCTGA
- a CDS encoding S-(hydroxymethyl)mycothiol dehydrogenase, which yields MSQTVRGVVALSKGAPVTIEEITIPDPGPGEAVVKVQACGVCHTDLHYREGGINDEFPFLLGHEAAGIVESVGEGVTDVEPGDFVVLNWRAVCGNCRACLRGRPWYCFNTHNAKQKMTLADGTELSPALGIGAFAEKTLVAAGQCTKVDPAAKPEVAGLLGCGVMAGLGAAVNTGNVGRGDTVAVIGCGGVGTAAVVGARLAGAARVIALDIDQRKLDVAAELGATHTINSKGLDHDGVVEAVQELTGGFGADVVIDAVGRPETWKQAFYARDLAGTVVLVGVPTPEMTLDMPLLDFFGRGGSLKSSWYGDCLPSRDFPLLIDLHLQGRLPLDRFVSETIALDQVEAAFDKMHHGDVLRSVVLF from the coding sequence ATGAGTCAGACCGTGCGTGGAGTCGTCGCCCTGAGCAAGGGCGCACCCGTAACCATCGAAGAGATCACCATTCCCGACCCCGGCCCGGGCGAGGCGGTCGTGAAGGTCCAGGCGTGCGGCGTCTGCCATACCGACCTGCACTACCGCGAGGGCGGTATCAACGACGAGTTCCCGTTCTTGCTCGGCCACGAGGCCGCCGGCATCGTCGAGTCGGTCGGCGAGGGGGTGACGGACGTCGAGCCTGGTGACTTCGTCGTCCTGAACTGGCGCGCCGTCTGCGGCAACTGTCGGGCCTGCCTGCGCGGGCGGCCGTGGTACTGCTTCAACACCCACAACGCGAAGCAGAAGATGACCCTTGCCGACGGCACCGAGCTGTCGCCCGCGCTGGGCATCGGCGCGTTCGCCGAGAAGACGCTGGTCGCGGCGGGGCAGTGCACGAAGGTCGACCCGGCGGCGAAGCCCGAGGTGGCCGGCCTGCTCGGCTGTGGCGTGATGGCCGGCCTCGGCGCTGCGGTGAACACCGGCAACGTCGGTCGTGGCGACACCGTCGCGGTGATTGGTTGTGGCGGTGTCGGTACTGCGGCAGTCGTGGGCGCCCGTCTCGCCGGGGCTGCCCGGGTGATCGCGCTCGACATCGATCAGCGCAAGCTGGACGTCGCGGCCGAGCTGGGCGCGACGCACACGATCAACTCGAAGGGGCTGGACCACGACGGTGTCGTCGAGGCGGTCCAGGAGCTGACCGGTGGGTTCGGCGCGGATGTCGTGATCGACGCGGTCGGTCGTCCGGAGACGTGGAAGCAGGCCTTCTACGCGCGCGACCTCGCCGGGACCGTGGTGCTCGTCGGCGTACCGACGCCCGAGATGACGCTCGACATGCCGCTGCTCGACTTCTTCGGCCGGGGCGGCTCGCTCAAGTCGAGCTGGTACGGCGACTGCCTGCCGTCGCGTGACTTCCCGTTGCTGATCGACCTGCATCTACAGGGGCGGTTGCCGCTGGACCGGTTCGTGTCCGAGACGATCGCGCTGGACCAGGTCGAGGCGGCCTTCGACAAGATGCACCACGGCGACGTCCTGCGATCGGTGGTGCTGTTCTGA
- a CDS encoding sensor histidine kinase: MELSGSKADQPVWVRTLIGWHIVFYGLLGVTAITALFSSELTTPRRIAYLALVAVLALSYRLLAMPAMISRSRWQAHLYRAVMIACVSGAVALFPPSVFILFIVSPQIWLLSDRMHDAVPLSFLLLFAVGTAQLWAAGWTMDAFWDILPWMVISLVVSLLLGIWIDKVITQSQQRADLIEQLEAARDELAEAHHTAGVMAERERMAREIHDTLAQGMTSIVMLSQTAAVELSRGAVEPAAGRLAAIEDTARENLAEARALVAAFTPVALSGATLAEVLQRHGERFAAETGVDVQVSLDMADDEVAALPQGQQVVLLRAAQESLANVRKHAGATRVRILLGMSADGVAIEIIDDGAGFTPSASSGGYGLAAMRGRVEESGGTVSVDSAPGRGTRVQVLIPATGQEG; the protein is encoded by the coding sequence ATGGAGCTCTCCGGTAGCAAGGCGGACCAGCCTGTCTGGGTGCGCACCCTGATCGGTTGGCACATCGTCTTCTACGGGCTGCTCGGCGTCACCGCGATCACCGCACTCTTCTCCTCCGAGCTGACCACCCCGCGGCGGATCGCCTATCTGGCCCTGGTCGCGGTACTGGCCCTGTCCTACCGGCTGCTCGCGATGCCGGCGATGATCTCCCGCAGCCGGTGGCAGGCCCACCTGTACCGCGCGGTGATGATCGCCTGCGTCAGTGGAGCCGTCGCGCTCTTCCCGCCGTCGGTCTTCATCCTGTTCATCGTCTCGCCGCAGATCTGGCTGCTGAGCGACCGGATGCACGATGCGGTACCGCTCAGCTTCCTGCTGCTGTTCGCGGTCGGCACGGCCCAGCTCTGGGCGGCCGGCTGGACGATGGACGCCTTCTGGGACATCTTGCCGTGGATGGTGATCAGCCTGGTCGTCAGCCTGCTGCTCGGGATCTGGATCGACAAGGTGATCACCCAGAGCCAGCAGCGGGCCGACCTGATCGAGCAACTCGAGGCAGCACGGGACGAGTTGGCCGAGGCGCACCACACGGCCGGCGTGATGGCGGAGCGGGAGCGGATGGCTCGCGAGATCCACGACACGCTCGCGCAGGGGATGACGAGCATCGTGATGCTCTCGCAGACGGCTGCGGTCGAGCTCTCGCGGGGTGCGGTCGAACCTGCGGCCGGACGGTTGGCGGCGATCGAGGACACGGCCCGCGAGAATTTGGCTGAGGCTCGGGCTTTGGTGGCGGCCTTTACGCCCGTCGCGTTGAGTGGGGCGACGCTGGCCGAAGTACTGCAACGGCACGGTGAGCGGTTCGCGGCTGAGACCGGCGTGGACGTACAGGTGTCGTTGGATATGGCTGATGACGAGGTGGCTGCGTTGCCTCAGGGGCAGCAGGTGGTTTTGTTGCGGGCGGCTCAGGAGTCGCTGGCGAACGTACGGAAGCACGCTGGGGCCACGCGGGTGCGGATCCTGCTTGGGATGTCGGCTGATGGCGTGGCGATCGAGATCATTGATGACGGGGCCGGTTTCACGCCGTCCGCGAGCTCGGGTGGGTATGGGTTGGCGGCGATGCGGGGGCGGGTCGAGGAGTCCGGTGGCACGGTGTCGGTCGACAGCGCGCCGGGGCGTGGTACGCGGGTGCAGGTACTCATTCCGGCGACGGGGCAGGAGGGCTGA
- the recO gene encoding DNA repair protein RecO, which yields MPLYRDEAIVLRVQKLGEADRIATLLTRNHGKIRAVAKGVRRTSSRFGARLEPFSHVDLQLATGRTLDVVTQAVSIAAYGEGIVSDYARYTTGTVLLETADRLVVEEKEPATQQHLLLAGALRVLSAGDRTPGLVLDSFFLRSLAISGYAPSFDDCAKCGEPGPHRAFNSAAGGMVCSTCRPPASTMPAPATVTLLAALLTGDWPTAERTDPKTRREASTLVAAFTTYHLDRLRSLRHLDLTPTTTPQLNLG from the coding sequence ATGCCGCTCTATCGTGACGAGGCGATCGTGCTCCGGGTCCAGAAACTGGGCGAAGCCGATCGGATCGCCACGCTCCTGACCCGCAACCACGGCAAAATCCGCGCGGTAGCCAAGGGTGTCCGCCGGACCTCGTCCCGCTTCGGCGCCCGCCTGGAACCCTTCAGCCACGTCGACCTACAACTAGCGACCGGCCGCACCCTGGACGTAGTCACCCAGGCAGTCTCGATCGCCGCCTACGGCGAAGGCATAGTCAGCGACTACGCCCGCTACACGACCGGCACCGTCTTGCTGGAAACCGCCGACCGCCTGGTGGTCGAAGAAAAAGAACCCGCCACCCAACAACACCTTCTCCTAGCGGGTGCCCTAAGAGTCCTCTCCGCCGGCGACCGCACTCCCGGCCTGGTCCTGGACTCTTTCTTCCTACGCTCCCTAGCCATCTCCGGCTACGCCCCGTCCTTCGACGACTGCGCCAAATGCGGCGAACCAGGCCCCCACCGAGCCTTCAACTCCGCCGCCGGCGGCATGGTCTGCAGCACCTGCCGCCCACCAGCCTCCACGATGCCCGCCCCCGCCACAGTCACCCTCCTAGCCGCCCTCCTAACCGGCGACTGGCCCACCGCAGAACGCACAGACCCCAAAACCCGCCGAGAAGCCTCCACCCTGGTAGCCGCCTTCACCACCTACCACCTAGACCGCCTACGCTCCCTCCGCCACCTAGACCTAACCCCCACCACCACCCCCCAACTAAACCTCGGCTAA
- a CDS encoding aldo/keto reductase, whose product MILGTNGPDVSRLGLGCMGMSFGYGPGDDTESIATLRRALDLGINFLDTADMYAAGSNEELVGKAIAGRRDEVVLASKFGIVMDPATYKLIRLDSSPTYVRSAIDASLSRLGVDHLDLYYQHRADPSVPIEETVGAMAELVEAGKVKHLGLSEPSADTIRRAHAVHPIAAVQSEYSLFSRDIEAEVLAVCRELGIGVVPYSPLGRGMLTGRIVGQEDLADNDFRKTLPRFDAENLEANLTLVEQIRTIAARNHATPGQVALAWLLAQGNDIAPIPGTKRRTYLEENAGALAVELSPEDVASLSKLQPVGTRYPDMDWVAGTTPAV is encoded by the coding sequence GTGATTCTCGGTACCAATGGACCTGACGTCAGCCGGCTCGGACTCGGCTGCATGGGGATGAGCTTCGGCTACGGACCCGGTGACGACACCGAGTCGATCGCCACCCTCCGGCGTGCGCTCGACCTCGGCATCAACTTCCTCGATACCGCTGACATGTACGCCGCCGGCTCAAATGAGGAGCTGGTCGGCAAGGCCATCGCGGGCCGGCGCGACGAGGTGGTGCTGGCCAGCAAGTTCGGCATCGTGATGGACCCGGCGACGTACAAGCTCATCCGGCTCGACAGCTCACCGACGTACGTGCGGTCGGCGATCGATGCCTCGCTGAGCCGCCTTGGCGTCGACCACCTCGACCTGTACTACCAACACCGCGCCGATCCTTCGGTACCGATCGAGGAGACCGTCGGCGCGATGGCCGAGCTGGTCGAGGCGGGCAAGGTGAAGCACCTCGGTCTGTCCGAGCCGTCCGCGGACACGATTCGCCGGGCGCACGCCGTGCATCCGATCGCCGCGGTCCAGAGCGAGTACTCACTCTTCAGCCGTGACATCGAGGCCGAGGTGCTGGCGGTCTGCCGCGAACTCGGGATCGGCGTCGTACCGTACAGCCCACTCGGCCGCGGCATGCTGACCGGCAGGATCGTCGGCCAGGAAGATCTTGCGGACAACGACTTCCGCAAGACCCTCCCCCGCTTCGACGCCGAGAACCTCGAAGCCAACCTCACCCTGGTCGAGCAGATCCGCACCATCGCAGCTCGCAACCACGCAACCCCCGGCCAGGTCGCCCTCGCCTGGCTCCTTGCCCAGGGCAACGACATCGCCCCGATCCCAGGCACCAAACGCCGCACCTACCTGGAGGAGAACGCAGGCGCCCTCGCGGTCGAGCTCTCCCCCGAGGACGTTGCCTCCCTCTCCAAGCTCCAGCCGGTGGGCACCCGCTACCCGGACATGGATTGGGTCGCGGGGACCACCCCGGCTGTGTAA
- a CDS encoding MerR family transcriptional regulator yields the protein MNTTGVLSSSDRRHAFAERYETPQLSPMDPELLQLLELPDELPDVLTIAEAAAATGLTAHTLRYYERAGLITAGRDEAGYRQYDRQALARIVFITRLRLSDMSIGTISHYMELVYQGESTAPQRLALMLEHRATIQRRLRELQAALAVTDYKIATYGGDCTP from the coding sequence ATGAACACAACGGGTGTCCTCAGCTCCTCCGACCGCCGTCACGCGTTCGCGGAGCGCTACGAGACCCCGCAGCTGTCGCCGATGGACCCCGAGCTGCTGCAGTTGCTCGAGCTCCCGGATGAACTCCCCGACGTCCTGACGATCGCCGAGGCCGCCGCGGCGACCGGGCTCACCGCCCACACCCTCCGGTACTACGAACGCGCAGGCCTCATCACCGCCGGGCGGGACGAGGCCGGCTACCGGCAGTACGACCGGCAGGCTCTCGCCCGGATCGTGTTCATCACCCGGCTGCGGCTGTCGGACATGTCGATCGGCACGATCAGCCACTACATGGAGCTGGTGTACCAGGGCGAGTCGACTGCCCCGCAGCGGCTCGCGCTGATGCTGGAGCACCGGGCCACGATCCAGCGCCGGCTGCGCGAACTGCAGGCGGCCCTCGCGGTCACCGACTACAAGATCGCCACGTACGGCGGCGACTGCACTCCCTAA
- a CDS encoding ABC transporter permease, giving the protein MATSHNVTNKPLPSTMAVGLARTKLEVREFFREREALIFTFFFPIIFLAIFSAVFGDTDFGQGVNAATYFTPGMIASGIFLSSFQSLAISIALERDEGLLKRLRGTPMPPQSYFIGKIGQVLITSIAQIALLLAISGLLLGVDLPTEPSKWLNFLWIFALGTASGSVLGIAFSVVPKSGKAASAVVTPVVLLLQFMSGVYFVYSSLPGWMRGVASIFPLKWLASGMRSVFLPDDFVQTEPGQSWHLGLGAIVLAVWLVVGLIVAQRVFRWTRRDAG; this is encoded by the coding sequence ATGGCCACCTCGCACAACGTCACCAACAAGCCGCTGCCGTCGACGATGGCGGTCGGCCTGGCCCGCACCAAGCTCGAGGTCCGCGAGTTCTTCCGGGAGCGGGAGGCGCTGATCTTCACCTTCTTCTTCCCGATCATCTTCCTGGCCATCTTCTCCGCCGTCTTCGGCGACACCGACTTCGGCCAGGGCGTCAACGCGGCCACCTACTTCACCCCCGGGATGATCGCCTCCGGCATCTTCCTGAGCAGCTTCCAGTCGCTCGCGATCAGCATCGCGCTGGAGCGTGACGAAGGTCTGCTGAAGCGCCTGCGCGGTACGCCGATGCCGCCGCAGTCCTACTTCATCGGCAAGATCGGCCAGGTCCTGATCACCTCGATCGCTCAGATCGCCTTGCTGCTGGCCATCTCCGGGCTGCTGCTCGGCGTCGACCTGCCGACCGAGCCGTCGAAGTGGCTCAACTTCCTGTGGATCTTCGCGCTCGGTACCGCGTCGGGGTCGGTACTCGGGATCGCCTTCAGCGTCGTACCGAAGTCCGGCAAGGCGGCCTCCGCGGTCGTCACCCCGGTGGTACTCCTGCTGCAGTTCATGTCCGGTGTGTACTTCGTCTACAGCAGCCTGCCCGGCTGGATGCGCGGTGTCGCGTCGATCTTCCCGCTGAAGTGGCTGGCCTCGGGGATGCGCTCGGTCTTCCTGCCGGACGACTTCGTCCAGACCGAGCCCGGCCAGTCCTGGCACCTCGGCCTCGGCGCGATCGTCCTGGCGGTCTGGCTGGTGGTCGGCCTGATCGTCGCCCAGCGGGTGTTCCGCTGGACCCGGCGAGACGCCGGCTGA
- a CDS encoding ABC transporter ATP-binding protein has product MTETDFAVRVRGLVKRYPDKVAVGGGDLDILRGEVFALLGPNGAGKTTTTEVLEGYRRADEGEISVLGTDPAHADRLWRSRIGIVLQTSRDEAESSVSELVRHYASYYPNPRDPDEVIAAVGLEDKRKTRPRKLSGGQRRRLDVALGVIGNPELLFLDEPTTGFDPEARRQFWTLIENLRTGGTTILLTTHYLDEAEHLADRVGVIADGRMIEVGTPETLGGRGARTARVSWSDADGQHELRTDRPTAEVAALMARFDGEVPELEVRRPSLEDIYLDLISATAAAKAEAIEAGAL; this is encoded by the coding sequence ATGACAGAGACAGACTTCGCGGTACGGGTCCGAGGACTCGTCAAGCGGTACCCGGACAAGGTCGCCGTCGGTGGCGGCGACCTGGACATCCTCCGCGGTGAGGTGTTCGCGCTCCTCGGCCCCAACGGCGCCGGCAAGACCACGACCACGGAGGTGCTGGAGGGGTACCGCCGTGCAGACGAGGGTGAGATCAGCGTGCTGGGTACGGACCCGGCTCACGCCGACCGCCTGTGGCGGAGCCGGATCGGGATCGTGCTGCAGACCTCGCGCGACGAAGCCGAGTCGTCGGTCTCCGAGCTGGTCCGGCACTACGCCTCGTACTACCCCAACCCGCGCGACCCCGACGAGGTGATCGCCGCCGTCGGGCTCGAGGACAAGCGCAAGACCCGACCGCGCAAGCTGTCCGGCGGTCAGCGTCGCCGGCTCGATGTGGCGCTCGGCGTGATCGGCAACCCGGAGCTGCTGTTCCTGGACGAGCCGACCACCGGGTTCGACCCCGAGGCGCGCCGGCAGTTCTGGACGCTGATCGAGAACCTCCGCACCGGCGGTACGACGATCCTGCTCACCACCCACTACCTGGACGAGGCCGAGCACCTGGCCGACCGGGTCGGCGTCATCGCCGACGGACGGATGATCGAGGTCGGTACGCCGGAAACGCTCGGCGGCCGTGGAGCCCGGACCGCAAGGGTCTCCTGGTCCGACGCGGACGGCCAGCACGAGCTGCGCACCGACCGGCCGACGGCGGAGGTGGCGGCGTTGATGGCCCGCTTCGACGGCGAAGTACCGGAGCTCGAAGTACGGCGGCCGAGCCTGGAAGACATCTACCTGGACCTGATCTCGGCTACGGCCGCTGCCAAGGCTGAAGCGATCGAAGCTGGAGCACTCTGA
- a CDS encoding metal ABC transporter ATP-binding protein, with the protein MTSSQISEAVQVTDLSVDLGGRLVLRGVDLQIRAGEVVAVLGTNGSGKSTLIKTIVGLLPAARGQVQLFGTPVPRFRHWNRIGYVPQRITAAGGVPATVAEVVSSGLLSKRKLFRPMTAADRAAIDEALEIVDMADRRKDGVAELSGGQQQRVLIARALVSDPDLLILDEPTAGVDLASQAIFADAIRERVSRGTTVVMVSHDLGPMDALIERSVVLRRGRIVYDGPPHASQTHAHVHPHGSDDEPGWLS; encoded by the coding sequence GTGACATCTTCACAAATCTCTGAGGCCGTCCAGGTCACCGATTTGTCGGTGGACCTGGGCGGTCGTCTCGTATTGCGCGGCGTCGACCTGCAGATCCGGGCCGGCGAGGTGGTCGCCGTGCTCGGCACCAACGGCTCAGGCAAGTCCACGCTGATCAAGACGATCGTCGGCCTGCTGCCCGCGGCTCGTGGCCAGGTCCAGCTCTTCGGTACGCCGGTACCGCGCTTCCGTCACTGGAACCGGATCGGCTACGTGCCGCAACGCATCACCGCGGCAGGCGGTGTACCGGCGACCGTGGCCGAGGTTGTGTCGTCCGGGCTGCTCTCGAAGCGGAAGCTGTTCCGCCCGATGACGGCTGCTGACCGGGCTGCGATCGACGAGGCGCTGGAGATCGTCGACATGGCCGACCGGCGCAAGGACGGCGTCGCCGAACTCTCCGGCGGCCAGCAGCAGCGGGTGCTGATCGCCCGCGCACTGGTCTCGGATCCCGACCTGCTGATCCTCGACGAGCCCACCGCCGGCGTCGACCTGGCGAGCCAAGCTATCTTCGCCGACGCGATCCGCGAGCGGGTGTCGCGCGGTACGACGGTGGTGATGGTCAGCCACGACCTCGGCCCGATGGACGCGCTGATCGAGCGCTCGGTCGTCCTGCGCCGCGGCCGGATCGTGTACGACGGTCCGCCGCACGCCTCGCAGACGCATGCGCACGTCCACCCGCACGGGTCCGACGACGAGCCGGGGTGGCTGTCATGA